Proteins from a single region of Lysinibacillus sp. JNUCC-52:
- a CDS encoding FecCD family ABC transporter permease has translation MNKKISSFIVVSILLLVVIIYSAITGSIKMEIAEFIRAIFGEDNSNYAVIKDLRFPRIIVAIFAGAGLSVAGVLLQAVMRNPLADAGVIGISAGASFVQLLVITLFPMTFFFTPILAFFGGAFACFLVFMLSWKSGLNPLKIILVGIAINAMFTGLTEAFVTLCSYMNIMVGGAGSSNLSMRTWSDVRLISFYGVIGLLASLLIASWCNLLALQDKTAKSLGFNVTRARLIIAAIAVLLAAISTATAGVIAFVGLLIPHISRRLVGSDHKWLIPFSAIAGALLILTADTLGRIVVAPLEVPASTIMAIIGGPFLIFLIRKDK, from the coding sequence ATGAATAAAAAAATTAGTAGTTTTATAGTTGTAAGCATATTGCTTTTAGTTGTAATTATATATTCTGCAATCACAGGCTCTATTAAAATGGAGATTGCGGAATTTATTAGAGCCATATTTGGTGAAGATAATTCAAATTACGCAGTTATTAAAGATTTACGGTTTCCACGGATTATCGTCGCAATTTTTGCAGGAGCAGGCTTATCAGTTGCTGGGGTATTATTGCAGGCAGTGATGCGTAATCCATTAGCTGATGCAGGTGTAATCGGTATTTCGGCAGGGGCGTCATTTGTACAATTATTAGTCATTACATTATTCCCAATGACGTTTTTCTTCACACCAATATTGGCTTTTTTTGGTGGAGCATTTGCTTGCTTTTTAGTATTTATGTTGTCGTGGAAATCAGGCTTAAATCCTTTGAAAATTATTTTAGTAGGTATTGCGATTAATGCGATGTTTACTGGTCTAACAGAAGCGTTTGTTACGCTATGTAGCTACATGAATATAATGGTTGGTGGAGCAGGGAGCTCTAATTTGTCAATGCGAACTTGGAGTGATGTACGTTTAATTTCATTTTATGGTGTTATCGGCTTACTCGCCTCCCTACTAATAGCTTCGTGGTGTAATTTATTGGCTTTACAAGACAAAACAGCAAAGAGCTTAGGCTTTAATGTGACACGTGCACGATTAATTATTGCAGCAATAGCGGTATTACTAGCGGCAATTTCAACTGCTACAGCAGGTGTTATTGCATTTGTTGGGTTATTAATTCCGCATATTTCAAGAAGATTAGTAGGTTCCGACCATAAATGGTTAATTCCTTTTTCAGCAATAGCTGGTGCATTACTGATTTTGACTGCTGATACGTTAGGGAGAATAGTGGTTGCACCGTTAGAAGTACCAGCATCAACAATAATGGCCATAATCGGTGGGCCGTTCTTAATATTCTTAATCCGAAAAGATAAGTAA
- the isdE gene encoding heme ABC transporter substrate-binding protein IsdE translates to MIKATKVNFNKLHIVALCIIFVVLSACTSSNKEKENTVEKDKEENNTTTQDENRIIPTTVAVAHILDALNLDVVAVPTTVYDLPKRYEGLPEVGSPMSPDMEIVKSLNPTEVFSVTTLETDLKKIFDEVGINASYVNLQSIDNMKAAILEIGKKYNRSDVATKLVSELEGKIAALRMQIESKESPKVLILLGIPGSYLVATENSYIGDLVRMAGGQNVMSGQEPEYLPSNTEFLQQSNPDIIIRLAHGLPDQVVEMFNEEFATNDIWKHFDAVKNGRVYDLEEPLFGTTATLAVPQALEELINIMYP, encoded by the coding sequence ATGATAAAAGCTACAAAAGTTAATTTTAATAAGTTACATATTGTGGCGCTATGTATTATTTTTGTCGTTCTTTCAGCATGTACTAGTTCAAATAAGGAAAAAGAAAATACGGTAGAAAAAGATAAAGAAGAAAATAATACAACGACTCAAGATGAAAATCGAATTATTCCAACGACAGTTGCAGTTGCTCACATTTTAGATGCACTAAATTTAGACGTCGTTGCTGTTCCTACGACTGTTTATGATTTACCTAAACGATATGAAGGTTTACCCGAGGTTGGTAGTCCGATGTCACCAGATATGGAAATTGTAAAATCTTTGAATCCAACAGAGGTCTTTTCAGTAACCACGTTGGAGACAGATTTAAAAAAGATATTTGATGAGGTTGGTATTAATGCTTCCTATGTAAATTTACAGAGCATTGATAATATGAAAGCTGCCATTTTAGAAATAGGGAAAAAGTATAATCGGAGTGATGTGGCAACAAAGTTAGTGTCAGAGCTGGAAGGAAAGATTGCGGCCCTTCGAATGCAAATAGAATCAAAAGAATCCCCTAAAGTTTTAATTTTACTTGGTATTCCAGGTAGCTATTTGGTGGCAACAGAAAATTCGTATATTGGGGACCTAGTGAGAATGGCTGGAGGTCAAAATGTCATGAGCGGGCAAGAACCTGAGTATTTACCGTCTAATACGGAGTTTTTACAACAAAGTAATCCAGATATTATTATTCGTCTGGCACATGGATTGCCCGATCAAGTTGTGGAAATGTTTAATGAGGAATTTGCTACAAATGATATATGGAAGCATTTTGATGCAGTGAAAAACGGACGTGTATATGATTTAGAGGAACCTTTATTTGGAACAACAGCAACGCTTGCAGTACCTCAAGCACTTGAAGAACTGATTAACATTATGTATCCATAA
- the isdC gene encoding heme uptake protein IsdC: MLIALLAIFVTPYLDASAALADGKYTINYQVNKPDSSSASIANDYFLKPATIIVQNGTSVVQLKMKKSAWITKFASSTGGNKVVSENKAEDTRIVQFALPSYTSKTAVTMKVDIDDLNYHHEYTVDFVWDAASLKNEDGSAVTATTVQNNTNTTKKEANTGVTNTSTVKEKEANPQTSDAFPIGILLLFGVSGFILFNFKKRMKEEIN, from the coding sequence ATGTTAATCGCATTATTAGCAATTTTTGTAACACCTTATTTAGATGCGTCTGCCGCACTTGCAGATGGGAAATACACAATTAATTATCAAGTGAATAAACCAGATTCTTCATCTGCTTCCATTGCAAATGATTATTTTTTAAAGCCTGCGACAATTATAGTTCAAAATGGCACTTCGGTCGTACAACTGAAGATGAAAAAAAGTGCGTGGATAACGAAATTTGCATCGAGTACAGGCGGTAATAAAGTCGTAAGCGAGAATAAGGCAGAGGATACTCGTATTGTCCAATTTGCATTACCTTCTTATACATCAAAAACGGCTGTTACGATGAAGGTGGATATTGATGACTTAAATTATCACCATGAATATACAGTAGATTTTGTGTGGGATGCAGCGTCTTTAAAAAATGAAGATGGTAGTGCAGTAACAGCTACAACAGTGCAAAATAACACTAACACGACTAAAAAAGAAGCTAATACTGGAGTAACAAATACTTCGACAGTAAAAGAAAAAGAAGCAAATCCTCAAACAAGCGATGCTTTTCCAATAGGTATACTTTTATTGTTCGGTGTTAGTGGATTTATCTTATTTAATTTTAAAAAACGAATGAAGGAAGAAATCAATTGA
- a CDS encoding TetR/AcrR family transcriptional regulator: MKSKHAERSEETKKQIVESAGRLFSEKGYDSVTIRAIAKDAGCSHTTIYLYFKDKEELLHQLSMPPLQELHKQFLYLSDVSTLSSESKLKQISLKYIHFCLQNRNLYDIFFNAKSTRVDQEDPKLEINRLRIEIFEIMKKIIQECLAISNEEQLLAFSRIYYFNLNGILSTYSYQHETLNVLMERLTPTFDLAIEILLLGFKEKLQRGNENES; this comes from the coding sequence ATGAAAAGTAAACACGCGGAAAGGTCTGAAGAAACAAAAAAGCAGATAGTCGAATCAGCAGGCAGGTTATTTTCCGAAAAAGGATACGATTCAGTGACAATACGAGCAATTGCGAAGGATGCAGGGTGTTCTCATACAACCATTTATCTTTACTTTAAAGATAAGGAAGAGTTATTACATCAGCTCTCTATGCCTCCTTTGCAAGAGCTACACAAACAATTTCTGTATCTTTCGGACGTAAGTACTTTATCTTCAGAAAGCAAATTAAAACAAATCAGTCTTAAATATATTCACTTTTGCCTACAGAATCGAAATTTGTATGATATTTTCTTCAATGCAAAGTCTACAAGAGTAGATCAAGAGGATCCAAAACTTGAGATTAATAGATTGCGAATTGAAATTTTTGAAATAATGAAAAAAATAATTCAGGAATGTCTTGCTATTTCAAATGAAGAACAATTATTAGCTTTTTCACGTATTTATTACTTCAACCTCAATGGCATTTTAAGCACTTATTCGTATCAACACGAAACGCTTAACGTTCTAATGGAAAGATTAACACCAACTTTTGATCTTGCAATTGAAATTCTTCTTTTAGGCTTTAAAGAAAAATTACAAAGGGGAAATGAAAATGAAAGCTGA
- a CDS encoding MBL fold metallo-hydrolase has product MKAEKISEHIWSLKSWMIVPIHVWIVIEEDGVTLVDAGMPMMAKGIIKFIKQLNAGPLRRILLTHGHSDHVGAIQKILLTQNNVPVYAHDLEIPYMEGTVLYPKRKKLEYNLPKQLAQPLTKSANGKLQTIAGLTPYLTPGHSPGHVVYYHENDKVLLAGDLFNSKKGKLHPPMFTPYMDEVLQSSLIVKELKPERLEVCHGNTVFRPAEQLAEYIQKATKN; this is encoded by the coding sequence ATGAAAGCTGAAAAAATCTCTGAGCATATTTGGAGCCTAAAATCGTGGATGATTGTTCCGATTCATGTGTGGATAGTCATTGAGGAAGATGGGGTCACTTTAGTAGATGCAGGAATGCCGATGATGGCAAAAGGAATTATCAAATTTATAAAGCAATTGAATGCTGGGCCTTTACGTAGGATTCTGTTAACACATGGCCATTCAGATCATGTAGGTGCAATACAGAAAATATTATTGACTCAAAATAATGTACCTGTATACGCACACGATCTAGAAATACCTTATATGGAAGGTACAGTTCTTTATCCAAAAAGAAAGAAACTTGAATACAACTTGCCTAAACAATTAGCCCAACCTCTCACAAAGAGTGCAAATGGAAAGTTACAAACCATTGCGGGGCTAACACCATATTTAACACCTGGTCATTCTCCAGGACACGTTGTTTACTACCATGAAAACGATAAAGTACTGCTAGCAGGTGACCTTTTCAACTCCAAAAAAGGAAAGCTTCATCCACCAATGTTCACCCCCTATATGGATGAAGTATTACAGAGTAGTTTAATTGTAAAAGAATTAAAACCTGAGCGATTAGAAGTGTGTCATGGAAACACGGTATTTCGCCCTGCAGAACAACTAGCAGAATATATTCAAAAGGCGACAAAAAATTAG
- a CDS encoding ABC transporter substrate-binding protein — translation MNWKYPLSAIALSALLVGCNQSENANKSASNETMETKEEAIIKDELNRKVTIPMNPDRVVVGGILPYFSTWYIATNSTQEIVGMHPNSYNAASHSILKDISPDILKADTSFIQNGEVNIEELMKVNPEVYFEIASDEKSINKLEEAGVPTVALQATADSDDPLEILNRWLTLTGEITGTTDRPDQIIQEGKKNQQEINDKLANVQKEDMPRVMILQYHNDKEISVAGSNMHGNRWIKATGGIDVAEADVQGIKAVNMEQIYNWDPDIIYITNFTETQPEDLFNNTIDGQDWSQLKAVKNKQVYKVPLGIYRWYPPNGDAPLMLKWMAQHNHPEIFDYNMTEEIKNYYTKFYNYNVTEEQIKDILNPSSEAAKY, via the coding sequence ATGAATTGGAAATACCCATTATCAGCTATAGCCCTTTCTGCGTTATTAGTCGGCTGTAATCAGTCAGAAAATGCAAATAAATCTGCATCAAATGAAACAATGGAAACGAAAGAAGAGGCAATTATTAAGGACGAGCTAAATCGAAAAGTAACAATCCCAATGAATCCTGACCGTGTTGTAGTAGGGGGCATCCTACCATATTTCTCAACATGGTATATTGCAACGAATTCTACACAAGAAATCGTTGGTATGCATCCAAACTCTTATAATGCAGCGTCTCATTCAATATTAAAAGATATTTCACCTGATATATTGAAAGCAGATACATCCTTTATTCAAAATGGGGAAGTGAATATTGAAGAATTGATGAAAGTGAATCCTGAAGTCTATTTTGAGATTGCATCGGATGAAAAATCAATTAATAAATTAGAAGAAGCAGGGGTTCCGACAGTTGCCCTTCAAGCAACAGCAGATTCTGATGATCCATTAGAAATTTTAAATCGTTGGTTAACATTAACGGGTGAAATCACAGGGACAACAGATCGCCCCGACCAAATCATTCAAGAAGGCAAAAAGAATCAACAAGAAATTAACGATAAACTAGCCAATGTACAAAAAGAGGATATGCCTCGAGTAATGATTCTTCAATACCATAACGATAAAGAAATATCGGTAGCAGGCTCGAATATGCATGGCAATCGATGGATTAAAGCTACGGGTGGTATAGATGTTGCAGAAGCGGATGTTCAAGGTATTAAGGCAGTCAATATGGAACAAATATATAACTGGGATCCAGATATTATCTATATAACGAACTTTACTGAAACACAGCCAGAAGACTTATTCAATAATACGATTGATGGCCAAGATTGGAGTCAGCTAAAAGCAGTAAAAAATAAACAAGTATATAAAGTGCCGCTAGGTATTTATCGCTGGTATCCACCAAATGGAGATGCACCACTAATGTTAAAATGGATGGCTCAGCATAACCATCCAGAAATATTTGACTATAATATGACCGAAGAAATAAAAAATTACTATACTAAATTTTACAATTATAATGTGACAGAAGAACAAATAAAAGACATTTTAAATCCATCTTCTGAAGCTGCAAAATATTAG
- a CDS encoding S-layer homology domain-containing protein produces the protein MGKKILIITLCVMLITFSQLTGISLMSPLKVEAATCNTPNFPKCTQDLTQASWLNDTTNGFIVSGIPSNDGFDLLKYSDGSSYPAGYYIDADEHSPPKSIKISAGEGFAGGIFDLKSLTIDTIYTHSENDVFGLSIQGYDIAGNPKGNPVTFKTIANHDPIYDIPINVEGINSFVITANVLYIPTISAGIWDLTFTQFTIDVPTPNNPPIVTNDAITASNITATGVQLDWAKASDDLTTQGDLQYRVYQSSSNNIDTVSTIESNGTVLGSGYTKDITSINVIGLTANTTYYFNVIVKDADGNKSAYSMQQVTTVGLNKPPTSSDGTVNVNEGQVYTFNSTSFAFSDEDAGDTMQAIQIVTIPNSGQLFVDSNLNEQFDAVEAITNGMTISKVDIDAGKLKYITNNSTASSFTFMVSDGLNFSPSYTMTLNVNAHLTVTIASNQTNPTNSNPISITIVFSELVTGLTTSNINVINGNVTSVAGSGTTYTAQISPLTDGTVKIKIPEKVVTNSSGTFNKASNDLQIFYDATPPTNIDLSNTIVQEKAPIGTPIGTLTATDSGSAQTFRYALKSGDTNFFTIDGNVLKTNALFTYDTKNSYRITISVTDQAGNSSDKEFTIQITKNHAPIGTILINNGAAYTSSSNVTLTMTATDTEGEAIDMRFSNDGFTWSSWESKVSTKSWILSSGDGSKTVYMQLKDAAGNISNAFSDTIGVDTTPPFISGVTNGGIYNTDVTISFNEGTATLNGSSFTSGSTVSSIGSYTLVVTDRAGNTSTISFVIDKTLPQAIEVTIKSTNFDSTKAKAGDTIILAIKTNKNIQTPTVTIAGKTATVSGNAKNWQATYVIANGDIEGTAPFTINFKDLLGNSATTVTDVTDGSFVIVDSIKPTVKKVTMTSTNANNAVAKVGDIITIDIETSEDIQSPNVTILGQTVNVSDKGDGDAKTWQANYTLKSVDTDGPINFTIDVQDLAGNDSSQVTEISTGAVVEFDKKAPEITTYYPAHLATNALPTGNLVLKFNEKILPVASKNILIRNVSTNQIIETIGISQANVSITNETVTINPTVDLDDNTVYSIQIDVGAFKDLAGNMYDGITNNTTWRFTTSAIPTYTVTYDSNGADGGKVPTDSKQYKGYETITVLGNTDNLRKTGYTFVGWNTKADGKGVTYKAGQTLQMAKGNLLLYAIWSKNDVPADGGTSTSSPDPVEPNNQFMVNVIDPSMPDEVLIQTVLTRVNINGSFQDRVNFTVANANEFLRKLANKEQKRTRLIIPDMEQPASETKVILDREAAKRLVEGKSNFGIDMGIINIDVPLASMNDFNDDIYFRIVPIKNALLQKAIEDRAKQAELVLQQSHGANVKLIGQPVTIDTNLQNRTVTLLLPLPANLTSAQQERIMVYVEHSNGTVELIRGRIVEFSKGQTGIVFDVQHFSTFSLLYVEQGQEEEQQPEEVDRTFTSYIQGYTDGTFRPNAFVTRAQMAAMLARNLSDNDVPVASQLIYVDTAATWAKNEIEYIRTQGIMQGRSNRTFAPNDMMTRAQMAVIAVRWIDKQCAEEPKDNPYCQLAANGETYSDVASTHWAVKEIDRISATGIMVGSGDGQFRPEENLTRAQAVKVLNRIFNRPIPTEEKEQIFIDIPKEHWAFFEIQAATSK, from the coding sequence ATGGGGAAAAAGATTTTAATTATAACACTATGTGTAATGCTAATTACTTTTAGCCAATTGACGGGCATAAGCTTAATGTCCCCGTTAAAAGTGGAGGCGGCAACTTGCAATACGCCGAATTTTCCAAAGTGTACACAAGATTTAACGCAAGCTTCCTGGCTAAATGATACAACGAATGGCTTTATTGTAAGTGGTATTCCTAGTAATGATGGTTTTGATTTATTAAAGTATAGTGATGGTTCATCATATCCAGCAGGTTATTATATTGATGCAGATGAACATTCACCACCAAAATCAATTAAAATTTCTGCTGGAGAAGGTTTTGCTGGTGGTATCTTCGATTTAAAATCATTAACGATTGATACGATATATACACATTCGGAAAACGATGTGTTCGGCTTATCGATTCAAGGGTATGATATAGCCGGAAATCCAAAGGGAAATCCCGTAACCTTTAAAACAATTGCTAATCATGACCCTATTTATGATATCCCGATAAATGTAGAGGGCATTAACTCATTTGTCATTACTGCGAATGTACTATATATACCTACTATTTCTGCGGGCATATGGGATTTAACATTTACTCAATTTACAATTGATGTTCCTACCCCAAATAATCCACCAATCGTTACAAATGATGCGATTACAGCCTCAAATATTACTGCAACAGGCGTACAGTTGGACTGGGCTAAAGCATCTGACGATCTAACAACTCAAGGGGATTTACAGTACCGTGTCTATCAATCTAGTAGTAATAATATTGATACGGTTAGTACTATTGAATCGAATGGTACAGTTTTAGGAAGCGGTTATACCAAAGACATTACTTCCATAAATGTTATAGGTCTTACCGCCAATACAACCTATTATTTTAATGTCATTGTCAAAGATGCTGATGGCAATAAAAGTGCTTATTCGATGCAACAGGTAACAACCGTTGGATTAAATAAACCTCCAACATCGAGTGATGGAACCGTAAATGTAAATGAAGGTCAAGTGTATACATTTAATAGTACTTCTTTTGCATTTTCTGATGAAGATGCTGGAGATACGATGCAAGCCATACAAATCGTTACAATCCCAAATAGCGGGCAGCTCTTTGTTGATAGCAATCTTAATGAACAGTTTGATGCTGTCGAAGCAATTACAAATGGTATGACGATTAGTAAGGTTGACATAGATGCAGGTAAATTAAAATACATTACCAACAATAGCACCGCATCATCTTTTACATTTATGGTAAGTGATGGTCTAAATTTTAGTCCAAGCTATACGATGACTTTAAACGTTAATGCACATCTAACCGTGACAATAGCATCAAATCAAACTAATCCAACAAATAGCAATCCAATTTCTATAACTATTGTTTTCAGTGAGCTAGTGACAGGCTTAACAACTTCCAATATAAATGTAATAAATGGAAATGTTACGTCTGTGGCAGGAAGTGGTACCACATATACGGCACAAATATCACCTCTTACTGATGGAACGGTGAAAATTAAAATTCCTGAAAAGGTTGTGACGAACAGTAGTGGTACATTCAATAAAGCATCCAATGATTTACAAATATTCTATGATGCTACACCGCCTACTAATATTGACCTTTCTAATACGATAGTCCAAGAAAAGGCGCCTATAGGGACACCTATAGGGACATTGACAGCAACAGATTCAGGAAGTGCACAAACATTCAGGTATGCATTAAAGTCTGGAGATACAAATTTCTTTACGATTGATGGCAATGTATTAAAGACAAATGCGCTTTTTACTTATGATACGAAAAATAGTTATAGGATTACGATAAGCGTAACGGATCAGGCAGGCAACTCGTCTGATAAGGAGTTTACTATCCAGATTACTAAAAATCACGCTCCTATAGGTACTATTCTAATTAATAATGGAGCAGCGTATACAAGTTCTTCGAATGTTACTTTAACCATGACGGCAACGGATACAGAAGGAGAAGCGATAGATATGCGCTTTTCAAATGATGGTTTTACTTGGTCCAGTTGGGAGTCAAAAGTGTCTACGAAAAGTTGGATATTATCAAGCGGGGATGGTAGTAAAACCGTATATATGCAACTAAAAGATGCAGCAGGTAATATATCGAATGCATTTTCAGATACAATTGGGGTAGATACAACGCCTCCATTCATATCAGGGGTTACAAATGGAGGTATTTATAACACTGATGTAACCATTAGCTTTAATGAAGGAACGGCTACCTTGAATGGATCTTCATTTACAAGTGGCAGCACTGTATCGTCAATTGGAAGTTATACGTTGGTTGTAACAGATAGGGCCGGTAATACCTCAACGATTTCATTTGTGATTGATAAAACGCTGCCACAAGCTATAGAGGTGACAATCAAATCGACTAATTTCGATTCGACAAAAGCTAAGGCAGGCGACACTATCATATTAGCAATAAAAACAAATAAAAATATCCAAACACCAACAGTTACCATTGCAGGAAAAACAGCTACTGTAAGCGGAAATGCAAAGAACTGGCAAGCGACATATGTTATAGCCAATGGTGATATTGAAGGTACAGCACCTTTTACAATTAACTTTAAAGATTTACTAGGCAATTCGGCAACAACTGTAACGGACGTAACGGATGGAAGCTTTGTCATAGTGGATAGTATAAAGCCAACTGTAAAGAAGGTGACAATGACTTCAACCAATGCCAACAATGCCGTTGCTAAAGTGGGCGATATTATTACAATTGATATTGAGACAAGTGAGGACATTCAATCACCAAATGTTACGATTCTAGGACAAACAGTAAATGTAAGTGATAAAGGTGATGGCGATGCTAAAACATGGCAAGCAAACTATACACTAAAGTCAGTAGATACAGATGGACCTATTAACTTTACAATTGATGTTCAAGATTTAGCGGGGAATGATAGCTCACAGGTTACAGAGATTTCAACAGGAGCAGTGGTGGAGTTTGATAAAAAGGCTCCTGAAATAACAACCTATTACCCAGCGCACCTTGCAACTAATGCGCTGCCTACAGGTAATCTCGTGTTAAAGTTTAATGAAAAAATCTTACCTGTAGCTAGTAAAAACATTCTCATTCGAAATGTTTCAACTAATCAAATTATCGAAACAATCGGTATTTCACAAGCAAACGTTTCGATCACTAATGAAACTGTGACAATAAATCCTACAGTGGATTTGGACGATAACACCGTTTACAGTATTCAAATTGATGTAGGAGCATTTAAGGATTTAGCTGGAAATATGTATGATGGAATTACGAATAATACTACTTGGCGTTTTACGACGAGTGCAATACCAACATACACCGTTACGTATGACAGTAACGGAGCTGATGGAGGGAAAGTGCCAACAGACTCTAAGCAGTATAAAGGTTACGAAACAATTACAGTACTCGGAAATACCGATAATTTAAGGAAAACAGGCTATACATTTGTAGGATGGAATACGAAGGCTGATGGCAAAGGTGTTACGTATAAAGCTGGACAAACGCTTCAAATGGCCAAAGGAAATCTACTATTGTATGCTATATGGTCTAAAAACGATGTACCAGCAGATGGAGGAACCTCAACCTCAAGTCCAGACCCTGTTGAACCAAATAATCAATTCATGGTGAATGTAATAGACCCAAGTATGCCAGATGAGGTACTTATACAAACAGTATTAACACGTGTAAATATTAACGGTAGTTTCCAAGACAGAGTGAATTTTACTGTTGCCAACGCAAACGAGTTTCTTCGCAAATTAGCGAACAAAGAACAAAAGAGAACTCGACTTATAATTCCCGATATGGAACAACCAGCTAGTGAAACAAAGGTCATACTTGATCGAGAAGCTGCGAAACGATTAGTAGAAGGCAAATCTAATTTTGGTATAGATATGGGAATAATCAACATAGATGTTCCGCTTGCGTCAATGAATGATTTCAATGACGATATTTATTTCCGAATTGTGCCGATTAAGAATGCACTACTTCAAAAAGCTATCGAAGATCGGGCTAAACAAGCAGAATTAGTTTTACAACAAAGTCATGGGGCGAATGTAAAGCTCATCGGTCAACCAGTAACGATTGACACAAACCTTCAAAATCGTACAGTGACATTGTTATTGCCTCTACCCGCAAACCTAACATCAGCTCAACAAGAACGAATTATGGTATATGTAGAGCATAGCAACGGAACAGTCGAATTAATTCGTGGGCGTATTGTAGAATTTTCGAAAGGACAAACAGGTATTGTCTTCGATGTACAGCATTTTTCAACTTTCTCTTTACTATATGTAGAACAAGGGCAGGAAGAAGAACAACAACCAGAAGAGGTAGATAGGACATTTACTTCATATATACAAGGCTACACAGATGGTACTTTCCGTCCGAATGCATTTGTCACACGTGCGCAAATGGCAGCAATGCTAGCAAGAAATTTGAGTGATAATGATGTACCAGTAGCATCTCAACTCATTTATGTGGATACGGCTGCTACTTGGGCAAAAAACGAAATTGAGTATATTCGGACACAAGGAATTATGCAAGGACGTTCGAATCGTACATTTGCACCGAATGATATGATGACGAGAGCCCAAATGGCGGTTATTGCTGTAAGGTGGATCGATAAGCAATGTGCAGAAGAACCTAAAGATAACCCGTACTGTCAGCTAGCGGCGAATGGCGAAACGTACAGTGATGTCGCGTCTACGCATTGGGCAGTAAAAGAAATCGACCGCATAAGCGCAACGGGCATTATGGTTGGCTCAGGCGACGGTCAATTTAGACCGGAAGAGAATCTAACACGTGCGCAGGCAGTAAAGGTACTAAATCGAATTTTTAACCGACCAATACCAACTGAAGAAAAGGAACAAATCTTTATCGATATTCCTAAAGAACATTGGGCTTTCTTTGAAATTCAAGCAGCTACATCGAAATGA
- a CDS encoding phage tail protein: MSEAYIGEIRIFSGNFAPQNWAFCNGQLVNIASNSALFAILGTIYGGDGKTTFALPNLNGRAAIHQGTGAGLTTRNIGAAGGLATVTLLTTQMPSHNHRATCNNDQTTNIEPAGALWTEQQGRGSRPVYSVSGNTTMNALTVGQAGGSQAHNNMQPYLGVNFIICLVGEWPSRS; this comes from the coding sequence ATGTCAGAAGCGTATATTGGAGAAATCAGAATTTTTAGTGGTAATTTTGCACCTCAAAACTGGGCTTTTTGTAATGGTCAGCTAGTAAATATTGCGTCGAACAGCGCCTTATTTGCCATTTTAGGAACCATATATGGAGGAGATGGAAAGACAACCTTTGCTTTACCAAATTTAAATGGACGGGCAGCGATTCATCAAGGAACAGGTGCAGGATTAACGACAAGGAATATAGGCGCAGCTGGAGGTTTGGCAACTGTTACATTATTAACAACACAAATGCCTAGTCATAATCATCGCGCTACTTGCAACAATGACCAAACAACCAATATTGAGCCAGCAGGAGCATTATGGACGGAACAACAAGGGAGAGGTTCTCGCCCTGTCTATTCTGTTTCAGGGAATACAACAATGAACGCGTTAACGGTTGGGCAAGCAGGTGGAAGTCAAGCACATAATAATATGCAACCGTATTTGGGAGTAAATTTCATTATTTGTTTAGTTGGAGAGTGGCCTTCTAGGAGCTAA